One Zingiber officinale cultivar Zhangliang chromosome 10B, Zo_v1.1, whole genome shotgun sequence genomic window, taaaccctttgcccaaacatcaaaacatatggtcgcacggaccattgagattgctccaacaaaaccTTCAACATAACTACCAAGTGTTTGCATATGATTTGTAGGCTAAAACAATACATATAATCTTAGATAATGATAACATAATTATTTTCGTTTAACATACTAAAATAGTCCTTAACTTGATTGAGCATCCATTGACATTCTACACTGGGCATACTAGATACACTTTCATAATGTTCTTCTATACCCTATTATACAAAAAATAGAATGATTTAATTCTATTTGCTTTTTCAAATCTAACgacaaaaaataaattcaaatatacAACACTTTAGTAAGGATGAAACCTTAACAATTGTTAAAGTTTAGTTGGTTTTCTCGTTACTTTCGTTTTCCTTGAAAACTTATCTAAGCCACCTTTCAACCTCTTACCAGAAAtcattttcttctttgtcttaatTCCTTTGACTCCAAGAGAATTTCCTTCactaattttaaactctctttcatTCAAAAGCCTTGTTGTGCCATCTAAACCAATTGACCAGCTTCTTGCCTCACCATTGAATGTTGGGCAGTTGATTCATTAACTTGTAACCTCTCATCCACCATCTTAAACATACTCAACAAACCATCTTTAATAAATTTGCAAGTGTCTTCTCTCTCAGCCTTGGTAACCAATTGAGCATACAATCCACACAATTCTTTATATCACATATTGTGATGTATTCTTGGATCCAAACTACCTTTGTTCACAATTAAATCATTAACTCCAAGGTATCCATCTTTTGCTTTTCGTGTCTACTTTTTCAATATATATTTACTTGAGATTTTCATAATATTTTTCAacgtaaatattttcaaaatatgagaACACAAAATCTCAGCAAATTCATATTTTCTACAACTACAACTACATTCAATTTTTTCACATAATGAATCAAGTATAACTATATGATAGTAACTCTTTTTGTGAGAagtaattttatattttgtatgtGATCGAACATGCTCACAAATTTCTACACTAGAATCATGAGATTTGTACCACTCTTGTTCAAAATACTTGTATGTCTCAAGTGTATAAATATaacttgcatgctttaaaatttcAATTAGATACAATAAACATGGAACACTTAAATTTGatctaaaataagtttttaactcTTCATATCGACAATCATCAagcaatctttgaaaataattgaaaaagtttaaaaacttgtgttGATAAGTGATATACCTTTTCACAATCTTATTCATGCTCTCACTTTTTTAGATTGTAGTCATATCCGCACAAATTATTCGTCATCCATATACTaaagtccatttttcctttatgcAAAATAGACATCTCAACCAATCATTGCCTTCAAGTACATActtggtcaacatcatattccTCCTACTTGTCTCACTATAAGATCATGAGATACTTACTTTTAAGGAGATTCCTACATCACTTGTTATCTCAATCTGTATCGCTGCAGAAGAAAATATATTCCTATGACATTTGTAAAGATGAATTTTGTTTGGACTTGAAAATTAATGattatattttttaacaaattgcACCACACTAAAGTTGTCATTTTTTGGACAACTAATTTTCATTTTAGCCTCACAACCAAACCTTGTTTCGGGATGACTTGATTTCACATAAATATCTCATTTGTCCTTTCCCTTTTTACTTTGAGcattataacaaaaaaaattgtTAACTATTTTACTCAATTTATCATTGTAGCTTTTAGTCTTTCTGAtgccaaattcaacttatttaaCATATTACAAATAAAATTCATAGACATCCTCTTCTGTcttaaatttcatattatttttgGCATCAATTCTTCTATGATAGATGGATGAAAActcttcatattttttttattgttcaaATCTTTAAAATCAatcaaataatacaaaaaaaaaaacaatcagcAATGCAGATATTCAATCAAACTATGCAAAATTCAAACTATATAAAGTTCAATCCCAATATGATTATTATTAACTTCATCATCCCAATGGTGTTCGTTTGCTTCAAAATCCCAACCATCTTCATTTATTTCAAAGTTCAACCAAATACAGCTTGCTTTGATCTTGAAAAATAAATAACTAAGATATATGAATTCTCGATTGTaacaaataacaaaaaaaaaaactcaacaaaCTCCTATAAAAAAACAttacattttaaaaacttaaatccaTTTCCCATCATTTGTTGTACGGGGCAAACCACACACAGGGCTGACCGTCGCACAAAACAATGCAACATTTGAAATCATTAATTTCATCGTCGTTGGGTGAAATCATCCTTTTAGGTCACCTTTGAGATTCTAGATCGAAAGAGATGGAGTCGATAAAGTAGGAGTTATTGGTCGACGAAGGGAGAGGATCAAAAAGTCGACAAAGGGGGAGATCCGAACGGGGAGGAAAATTGACGGAGTGTCGAAGTTGTCCTGGAATTCCAGGAGGAAagaattagaaaattatctaaaatgcgaagaaattttattttttttaattatcatttaggatttagggtttagtCGGATAAGAACAGAGAAATATTAGGATAGAAGGTCCGACCGAAAATTTAAGAGCAGTGCCAAAGATTCTAGTATCTTGACAGAGTCCATCCAATTTTAGTCCATTTCCAGGCCACTAAATAAGCCTACTAACATGCCCAATTACGAATTTCCCTTGTTTCTCACTACAAACCTATCGGTCCTTGCCAGGCTACGTCGTCGCCACCCTCGCCGCCTCCGCTTCCGACTACTCCTCCCTCCGTTCCGCCGCGAAATCCCCGAACCCTAAACGCGAGGACGGAGACCCATTCTAATCTTCCGATGATCCCTACTTCGCCGGAGGATCCTGCCTCCGAAAACCTAGTCAAGAACGTCGCTTCCGTCCTCCTCGCCTCCCAGACACCCTCCGCTCCTCCGCTCGAAGAGTCCCTCGCCCCTTTCCTACCCCGCGTCTCCCCTCCGCTCGCGGCCTCCGTCCTTTCTACTGCGGCATCCTCCCCGTCCTTTTCCTCCCCTGCTCCCCTTATCGCCTTCTATCAACTCATCCAAAGACGTTTTACCTTTCCCCCCGACAATTCCAACGCCGAGAAGCTTCTACCTTCCCTCGTTGCCCTCCTCCCGTCCCTCGTTCGGTTCAACAAGTACAGCGACGTCAAGTCGCTCTTTCTCTCCTTCATCCGCCTCGACCGCCGCCGTCTCCTCCACCTCCAACTCCTTAGTGGCCACCAGAAGCTGCCAAAGTACGTACTTGACATCGCCGTCTCCTCCTATGCGCAACTCCGCCAGCCTCACCTCGCCTACCAGATTTTCCAGATCATGCGCCGCCTTCACCTCCGTCCCTCCCTAATAACCTCCAATGCTCTCCTCTCCGCCTTCGTACACTCCCCCACCGCCTCACCCTCCGTCCCGTTTTCTCTGTTCCATGAGATGATTTCACTCGGCGTCTCCCCCAGTATCAACACCTTCAACATCCTCATTTACGGTTTCTGCGCCCGTGCCCAATTTACTGATGCACACGCCCTTCTGTCCAGAATGGTCGGGTTTGGCGTGCACCCGGACACCATCACCTATAACACCATCCTCGACGGCTATTGCAAGAGGGGCATGTTGAAGGACGCACGAGACCTGCTCGCTGAAATGAAAACAAAGGATATCCCCCAAAATCGGTCCACCTATAATACCATAATTGCTGCCTACTGTCGCCAGGGGTGGCTAAAAGAGGCTAGGAAAGTCATTGAGACAATGAAGGGGTCAAATTTCCCCCCAGACATTTGGACCTATAACATGCTTGTTGCTGGATTGTGCTGTGATGGCCGCATTGACGAAGCCTTCCGTTTGAAGGATGAGATGGAGAGACTTCACTCACCCCCTGACGTTGTCACCTATAATACACTTATCAATGGGTGCTTCCAATGTAGCAGGAGCTTCGATGCGTTCCTTGTTTTTGGAGAGATGAAGCAAAAGGGCGTGAAGCCAAGCTTGGTCACCCATAACATTATCTTCAAAGGATTGTGCCGGGAGGGAAAGATGGGGGAGGCTGTTGAGTCACTGAGAAAGATGGAGGAGGAGGGAGTGATACCAGATCCCATTACCTACAATACTTTGATTAGTGGTTACTGCAAAGCAGGCGAGGTGGGAAAAGCTTTTGAGTTGATGAATGAAATGGTTGAAAGAGGTCTTAAGATGGACACTTTCACTCTGAATACTGTCCTTTACAATCTCTGTAAATTGAAGCGGTTTGATGAGGCATGTAATATGCTTCGTAGCCCACCAAAGCAGGGTTTTGTGCCTGATGAAGTTAGCTATGGTACCATTATCGATGCCTATTTTAAGGAcgggaatcctgatgaagcaatGAAACTATGGGATGAGATGAATGAGAAAAAGATTTTGCCCCAAGTCACTACATATAATTCTGTTATCAGTGGATTGTGCAGGTCAGGTAGAACAGAGGAAGCAATTAAGAAGTTGGATGAGCTTACCGAGAAGGGGCTGGTGCCAGATGAGACTACATACAATACTATAATTCATGGATTCTGTAAAGAGGATGATTTGGAGCAAGCTTTCCAGTTTCATAATAAGATGGTGGAGAAATCATTCAAACCAAATGTAGTTACATGTAGCATTCTTATGAATGGTTTGTGTAATGATGCTAAGGTTGATAAGGCTCTTAATTTGTTCAAGGCGTGGGTTTCAAAGGGGGAGGTAGTGGATGTAATTACATATAATACTCTGATAAAAGGACTTTGCAAGGAGGGTAAAGTTGACGCTGCATTGGAACTTTTTGGTGACATGGAGGATAAGGGTCTGAAACCTGATGCCTATTCCTACAGTTTAATCCAAAGCGCACTGTCTGAGGCAGGAAGATCAGAAGAAGTACAGAACATGCAGTCTAAGATGGTTGAGATGGGAAAATTGACTGAGCAGTTGACTTTGCCATGGTCATCCGAAATCCCAACTTTATCAGAGACAAACACAGAACAAAAGGAGTTGTCTGATGCTTCAAAGGTGAATTCAGAAGATATTAGCTCCTCCACCTACTCGGAACGCATTAATGAGCTATGCAACAGTGGGGAGTTCAAAGAAGCTAAGCTTGTTCTAGAAGAGATGACCAAGAAAGGTGTACCTGTTGATAATTCAGTTTATGTCACTTTGATGGATGGATTTATTAAGCAGCAGAAGAGAATTACCAAATGTCCTGGATAACCTTTTCAGCCATATGCTTCTCCCTGGCATTTTCTGCTGTAGAAAAGGTGACAGCAGAAAACTCAAGTCTTGTATCAACTTCAATTGGCTTCAAACTTGATCGAACACTTTAATAAGTGTGAGGGAATCCCCAATAAGTTGAGGTACGTGAAAACAAATTTGCACAATAGTTTTAATAGACAACTGTCTTTCTTCAAAGTAAATTGCTGTTTCAATATCTCTTATTTTACCTTCCCAAACTGCTTTTTCTTTCAAAGGTAATGTTTGCTTATCTGATTGTTCCATGTCATAATTTTTCTGTTGATTGATCCATTGTTGTTCTTGCTTATCATCAACCTAATTTCAATTATGTGATCATGGATCTTCATTTTTAGTTACATACAAATGATTTTATATTATTCATATCACGAACTAAATAAtcagaaaattttcattttatcaTCAAGTTCTGTGTGATCcataattgatcctgtctgagagtcgAGGCAATGGATGCTGGGGGGCATGACGCTCCTGTTAACTGTTGACGAACTCCGAATCGAAGGAACCTGCAACCACaacagcgtcagtgccgagccaggtaGGAGTTCCCCGGCGATGactctccaacgctcaagtcagtctccgacgaTGTGTAAGGAAGCGGACAAACCAAGTAACAATGTAGCTACAGTAGAAAATTCTCATCCCTTCGTTGAAGCTtggggccctttatatagggctccgggggagcgcgtgcacgctcctcgatGCATATACGCTTCTCAGGCTTcccctgaaaagacatgtcaagAAAGCGTCTCTGACACCATATCTCAATGATCCAAGCATAtgtctgacatgacagtggaagcttttgCTGTACGATCCTCCGCCTGTCTATGCCGCTAACCATGTCGTCTGTCGGTGGCACGtgttcccaaaaggatgtcgcagGATCCCTAATTTGTCTATTTTGGGGCCGAGCGGGAGAATCGCTCGGCCGTCCTGCTGTCTGGTTGTCTTCGGGCCGAGCGGAATGGTCGCTCGGGCTCCTTATTGCGACGAGCGAGAGGTCTTGCTTGAGGGTCGTATACTAGTTCCGAGACCTGATGTAAGTCCGAGGGAGATAACCACTCGGCTTCTGTTTTGCCGTTACTTTGGTTCTCTGAGCGTCGGAAGTTCGGTGTGTGGTCGAGTTGTGATAATGTCTGATCAGACATTCCTTATTCCGATCGGGCAACCCACTTGTCCGATCGGACGATGACAGGAGGCCTGTGAACACCATGACTTTGACCTCCAGCGTGGCGGTGACCTTCTGCGGAGCGGGGTCCTACCTTAcctccggatcacttgcctctctctcaagtctagtcgaaggaggctgcaagtccgactgactggacaatttaAGTCTagagatcggttgaccgatcggcCATGAGACTATTCAGACTCCGCTAAGTCTGCTGCAGAGTGGGTCGGCCGTGGGACTGATCCCACGGCTCGCTTGGCGCTTCGCGGTTTCTTCGCCGGCGTCCTTGGGCGAGTGCGGTCAACGCTGACGTCGTCCTAATCTCTtcggaattcgtgcaaatcatctccattaaggccgagcacgcgcccATTCCGGGTAATGACACCCTTTAAATGCGAACCAGTGGGGGAATGCCACGTGTCACCACCGTCGTAGTCGCACGCCCGAAGCGACAGGCGATAATGTGACGTCTGGCGGTTTGAATTCTACGGCTAGATTTGCGCTTCGATTTTCGCGATCTAGATCAGACGACTCCGATCGGCCGAGCCCAATCTTTATAAAACTGTAGTGTCggcttcttcttcaaccttgGCGTCTTCTGCGAAAGTGCTTTGGCGGCTCCCTGTGCGTGACTTGCTCCGGCGATCCTCAGTCTCCCCTTGCGGCAACTTTTCCCTTATGTAAGCCTTCCCGAGCTTTCCTTTCGTCGATTTATCGCGGTTCTTTTCttttcatcccatgttgctttccAACGTCTGTTTGGCGTTTTTCTGCCCTCTTTTCTCTTTGTCAACCTTGTACCCTCGTTTTCCGGCGATGACCAACTCTGCATTCCCATCAGATCTCGCCCTTGGCCTCTGGTACACTACCGTGGAGACCAGGTTCGACGCGGGTGACGCCGACAACCTTAAAAATGTTTTCGAACTCCCTTATGACCACGAAATCATTCTGGCCTCTTCGTTCGATCGGTCAAATAACCCATCGACCGACATTATTTGTCTATTAAGAGACCAACCTGTGGTCGATGTCCGCTTctccatccatcccttcatcCTTTAAGTTTGTAACTACTTCCACGTCCCCCTTCCACTGCTCGTTCCCAATTCTTTTCGCTTGCTGTGCGACGTTGTCGTGTTGTTCCGGCTGCACGACATCCCCCTAACCCCTCAAGTCTttcattatttctactatcccaagcagtccgagctagGGACCTATCTTTTTCAGTCTGGGGTTGACTTAGTATTTTTTGACAAAATGCTAACTTTCAATAAACattagaaggagtattt contains:
- the LOC122029367 gene encoding pentatricopeptide repeat-containing protein At2g16880-like, whose amino-acid sequence is MIPTSPEDPASENLVKNVASVLLASQTPSAPPLEESLAPFLPRVSPPLAASVLSTAASSPSFSSPAPLIAFYQLIQRRFTFPPDNSNAEKLLPSLVALLPSLVRFNKYSDVKSLFLSFIRLDRRRLLHLQLLSGHQKLPKYVLDIAVSSYAQLRQPHLAYQIFQIMRRLHLRPSLITSNALLSAFVHSPTASPSVPFSLFHEMISLGVSPSINTFNILIYGFCARAQFTDAHALLSRMVGFGVHPDTITYNTILDGYCKRGMLKDARDLLAEMKTKDIPQNRSTYNTIIAAYCRQGWLKEARKVIETMKGSNFPPDIWTYNMLVAGLCCDGRIDEAFRLKDEMERLHSPPDVVTYNTLINGCFQCSRSFDAFLVFGEMKQKGVKPSLVTHNIIFKGLCREGKMGEAVESLRKMEEEGVIPDPITYNTLISGYCKAGEVGKAFELMNEMVERGLKMDTFTLNTVLYNLCKLKRFDEACNMLRSPPKQGFVPDEVSYGTIIDAYFKDGNPDEAMKLWDEMNEKKILPQVTTYNSVISGLCRSGRTEEAIKKLDELTEKGLVPDETTYNTIIHGFCKEDDLEQAFQFHNKMVEKSFKPNVVTCSILMNGLCNDAKVDKALNLFKAWVSKGEVVDVITYNTLIKGLCKEGKVDAALELFGDMEDKGLKPDAYSYSLIQSALSEAGRSEEVQNMQSKMVEMGKLTEQLTLPWSSEIPTLSETNTEQKELSDASKVNSEDISSSTYSERINELCNSGEFKEAKLVLEEMTKKGVPVDNSVYVTLMDGFIKQQKRITKCPG